The following are encoded in a window of Brevibacillus ruminantium genomic DNA:
- the pdxR gene encoding MocR-like pyridoxine biosynthesis transcription factor PdxR: MMGRKPIYTRVYNQLRYQILSGELAIGSPLPPERKLAEQLEVSRNTIVRAYTELEAEGLIFSRMGSGRFVEALTPAYASPRNHWHQRAYSTLASAPSHMAELLAVTDKYPDTINFAHGDGGKHTLESSGFSDYVKSSAEQLHSYYFTSVQGLPELREHLVDWMDMEQISSSEQIVITSGSQEGLFLITSLLARPGDLVVTEMPTYFGSLQLFQSLGMQIVPVPMDAEGMRIDVLEGILARCRPRMLYTVPTYHNPTGWTMSLSRRKQLLALSEKYELPIVEDDAYRHLHLEKEPPPSLKSLDQSGNVIYLNTFSKLLFPGLRVGWVAANRPFAQLLTRMKELSITTNTLGQLALAAFLREGALKPHLEVVRQQYREQAAIMAGHLDRFFPLGIRYEHPAGGFYFWVSLPEEIHARKLMNDCAKQGVSFTCGDMFLSREAEQPFIRLCFTHERSEQIDRGMRIIDDVLQTRKE; encoded by the coding sequence ATGATGGGACGCAAACCGATTTATACACGTGTTTACAACCAGTTGCGCTATCAGATTTTAAGCGGAGAACTCGCAATTGGCTCCCCTTTGCCGCCAGAGAGAAAACTGGCAGAACAACTGGAGGTCAGCCGCAACACCATCGTCCGCGCTTACACCGAACTGGAAGCAGAGGGTCTGATTTTTAGCAGAATGGGCAGCGGGCGGTTTGTCGAGGCATTGACTCCCGCCTATGCCAGTCCCCGAAATCATTGGCACCAGCGTGCCTATAGTACACTGGCCTCGGCTCCCTCCCATATGGCAGAGCTTCTGGCTGTGACAGATAAATATCCGGATACCATCAATTTCGCTCACGGTGACGGCGGCAAGCACACGCTGGAATCGTCAGGCTTCTCCGACTACGTCAAAAGTTCGGCTGAACAGCTTCATTCCTACTACTTTACCTCTGTGCAAGGGCTGCCGGAGCTGCGCGAGCATCTCGTCGACTGGATGGACATGGAGCAAATCTCATCATCTGAACAGATCGTGATTACGAGTGGGTCACAGGAAGGTCTTTTCCTGATCACCTCCCTTTTGGCCAGGCCGGGTGATCTGGTGGTGACAGAAATGCCTACGTATTTCGGTTCCCTTCAGCTCTTTCAATCGCTGGGCATGCAAATTGTCCCCGTACCGATGGATGCCGAGGGGATGCGCATCGATGTGCTGGAAGGGATCCTGGCCCGCTGCCGCCCCCGCATGCTTTACACGGTGCCGACCTACCACAATCCAACCGGATGGACGATGTCTTTGAGCCGGCGTAAACAATTGCTTGCCTTGAGTGAGAAATACGAGCTGCCCATCGTGGAGGATGATGCTTACCGTCATCTGCACCTGGAAAAGGAGCCGCCGCCCTCGCTGAAATCGCTGGATCAGTCGGGGAACGTCATCTATTTGAACACCTTTTCCAAGCTGCTTTTTCCCGGTCTGCGTGTGGGCTGGGTCGCTGCCAATCGTCCCTTTGCCCAGCTGCTTACACGGATGAAAGAATTGTCGATCACCACCAATACACTGGGGCAGTTGGCCTTGGCCGCTTTCCTGCGGGAAGGGGCGCTGAAGCCGCATCTCGAGGTCGTCCGTCAGCAGTACAGGGAACAGGCGGCCATCATGGCCGGTCATCTGGATCGGTTCTTTCCTCTCGGGATTCGCTACGAACACCCCGCTGGCGGTTTTTATTTCTGGGTCTCGCTGCCGGAAGAGATTCACGCTCGCAAGCTGATGAACGATTGTGCCAAACAGGGCGTCTCCTTTACCTGCGGCGATATGTTTCTTTCACGCGAAGCCGAACAGCCCTTTATCCGGCTCTGTTTTACCCATGAGCGCTCAGAGCAAATCGACCGCGGCATGAGGATTATTGACGATGTGTTGCAAACACGAAAGGAGTAA
- a CDS encoding ADP-heptose synthase — protein sequence MSKQFVIEAIMLAIYGELMAPSQPVEYFIPSSTIYELDEFYHSPEPIMPDPEDDLHVRRVMQEMSQFFADPFNRKRLEKGLVAPWSSIPFTFPNGVTLNVVKVEDNALWGELFDPVETQLLLTGMHFDIPLITDQPDFEDRILEYVVPVQFYDIDDFEFALEQGISIEQLREP from the coding sequence ATGTCGAAACAATTCGTTATCGAAGCGATCATGTTGGCCATCTACGGAGAATTGATGGCACCTTCGCAACCAGTTGAATATTTTATCCCTTCGTCGACAATCTACGAATTGGATGAATTTTACCATAGTCCTGAACCGATCATGCCAGATCCTGAGGACGATCTGCACGTCCGGCGTGTGATGCAAGAGATGAGCCAGTTCTTTGCTGATCCTTTCAACCGCAAGCGCCTGGAAAAAGGGCTGGTCGCACCCTGGTCCAGCATCCCATTTACCTTTCCTAACGGGGTTACGCTAAACGTCGTAAAGGTAGAGGACAATGCGCTTTGGGGCGAGCTGTTTGACCCCGTAGAAACCCAGCTGCTGCTGACGGGCATGCATTTTGACATCCCGCTGATTACAGACCAGCCTGACTTTGAGGATCGGATTTTGGAGTATGTCGTGCCTGTCCAGTTTTATGATATCGACGATTTCGAGTTTGCCTTGGAACAGGGCATCTCCATCGAGCAGCTGCGCGAACCGTAA
- a CDS encoding TerC family protein — protein MLEPAFFSALLLIITINIVLSGDNAVVIAIACRRLTPPQRKKAIIWATGLAIIVRIIATALAVYLLKIPYLYLIGGLILIWISYKLLREEEGSGQINASDNLVQAVKTIVLADVMMGLDNVLAIAGAAGGNMLLIILGLLISIPIMVFGSQLILKAMERIPWLVYFGSGILAWAAAKMIFEERLVAEWVQGKYGVEEACKIVIVSVVLVLGYIQRKKSSERKTAEQRP, from the coding sequence TTGTTGGAACCGGCTTTTTTTTCAGCACTTTTGCTCATCATCACGATCAATATTGTCCTCAGCGGAGACAATGCAGTTGTCATTGCCATTGCCTGTCGCAGACTGACACCGCCGCAGAGAAAGAAGGCGATTATCTGGGCTACCGGTTTGGCTATCATCGTCCGTATCATCGCAACGGCACTGGCTGTCTATCTATTGAAGATTCCCTATCTGTATCTGATAGGCGGGCTTATCCTGATCTGGATCAGCTACAAGCTGCTGCGCGAGGAGGAGGGAAGCGGGCAAATAAACGCCAGTGACAATCTGGTCCAAGCGGTAAAAACCATCGTGCTTGCCGATGTCATGATGGGGCTGGACAATGTCCTGGCGATTGCCGGGGCAGCCGGCGGGAACATGCTGCTGATCATCCTGGGGCTCTTGATCAGTATTCCGATCATGGTGTTTGGCAGCCAGTTGATCCTCAAAGCGATGGAGCGCATCCCGTGGCTGGTTTATTTCGGATCGGGCATTCTTGCCTGGGCAGCAGCCAAAATGATTTTCGAGGAGAGACTGGTAGCAGAGTGGGTCCAGGGGAAATACGGGGTGGAAGAGGCTTGCAAGATCGTGATTGTCAGTGTTGTCCTGGTTTTGGGTTATATCCAGCGGAAGAAAAGCAGCGAAAGAAAAACAGCCGAGCAAAGGCCTTAG
- a CDS encoding HD-GYP domain-containing protein, which translates to MRKVHIHSVKAGEIIAKTIFLENGNVLLGHGVALTDRYIQRLINMGIETLYIEDKDTEDIIPEDSIRDETRKQAVDAIYSTMTGLMEKQTLQRRTSLPDLGQIFQKVFGDILSDLSSRRDILVNLCNLHTLDGYFFHHAVNVSVLAGIIGLAKGYNQQQLMELGIGALLFDIGMTQLPKELWNKKTELNEEERQRIRYHTEDGFNLLRTQYNISLLSAHCALQHHERYDGTGYPRQLKDKQIHEYAQIVAIADVFDALISPRPFRTGYSPSEATELLFAVGNSMFDLDLVKLFLQHVAVYPIASTVQLNTGHIGVVSEVNPLAVNRPIVRILREPDGSPVASPYELDLYHKDCMSITIVKSV; encoded by the coding sequence GTGAGAAAAGTACATATCCACTCAGTAAAAGCCGGAGAAATAATTGCCAAGACAATCTTTCTGGAAAATGGCAATGTACTTTTGGGCCATGGCGTCGCACTGACTGACCGCTATATTCAACGCCTGATCAACATGGGTATTGAGACGCTGTACATCGAAGACAAGGATACGGAGGACATCATTCCGGAAGACTCGATCCGTGATGAAACCAGAAAGCAGGCTGTCGATGCGATCTACTCCACCATGACCGGGCTGATGGAAAAACAGACCCTGCAGCGCCGCACTTCTCTTCCCGACCTGGGACAGATTTTTCAAAAAGTGTTTGGCGATATTCTCAGCGACTTGAGCAGCCGCCGGGATATTCTGGTCAACCTGTGCAATCTGCACACCCTGGACGGTTACTTTTTCCATCATGCGGTCAATGTCTCCGTACTTGCCGGTATTATTGGTCTGGCAAAAGGCTACAACCAGCAGCAGTTGATGGAACTGGGAATCGGGGCTCTCCTGTTTGATATCGGCATGACGCAGCTTCCCAAAGAATTGTGGAACAAGAAGACAGAGTTGAATGAAGAAGAACGACAGCGGATTCGCTACCATACAGAGGATGGCTTCAACCTTTTGCGTACGCAGTACAACATCTCCCTGTTATCTGCCCACTGTGCCCTGCAGCATCACGAACGCTATGACGGGACCGGATATCCTCGCCAATTAAAAGACAAGCAGATACATGAATACGCCCAAATCGTAGCGATTGCGGACGTGTTCGATGCGCTGATTTCCCCCCGCCCGTTTCGCACCGGGTATTCTCCCAGTGAGGCAACAGAGCTTCTCTTTGCTGTTGGAAACAGCATGTTTGACCTGGATTTGGTGAAACTGTTTTTGCAGCATGTGGCCGTGTATCCCATCGCCTCCACCGTCCAGCTCAATACCGGTCACATCGGCGTCGTCTCAGAGGTAAACCCGCTTGCAGTCAACCGCCCCATCGTCAGAATTCTCCGGGAACCGGACGGCTCACCCGTCGCCTCCCCGTATGAATTGGATCTCTATCACAAGGATTGCATGAGCATCACAATCGTCAAATCGGTATAG
- a CDS encoding MerR family transcriptional regulator: MDVQVWMASKEVADRLDVHVRTLRNWLDMFVPAQERLKNPQGHYLISETGFSVLREVKLRKEEGKLSLREIQRQLIEEGLIPASILTESEVAVADELAEAITGPVSAASPGMHSTISEAIIQVQQELSQLPDMNHMQSTLLQKLTDIEEMQESLRLEMRRVTFEMDLMQQRLTRRKERFDRYQTRWSLNPFRWFTRSNRNITAGQ; encoded by the coding sequence ATGGATGTTCAAGTGTGGATGGCTTCTAAGGAAGTGGCAGATCGGCTAGATGTGCATGTGCGGACTTTGAGAAATTGGCTGGACATGTTTGTTCCCGCGCAGGAACGACTAAAAAATCCGCAGGGTCACTACCTGATCAGTGAAACAGGTTTTTCTGTACTGCGTGAGGTGAAACTGAGAAAGGAAGAGGGAAAGCTCTCGCTTCGTGAAATCCAGCGGCAGCTCATCGAGGAAGGTCTCATACCGGCGTCAATTCTGACAGAAAGTGAAGTGGCTGTTGCGGATGAGCTGGCTGAAGCCATTACCGGGCCAGTTTCTGCTGCTTCCCCGGGGATGCATAGTACCATCTCAGAAGCGATCATCCAGGTTCAGCAGGAGCTCTCTCAACTGCCTGATATGAATCACATGCAGTCCACTCTCTTGCAAAAGCTGACTGATATCGAAGAAATGCAGGAATCTTTGCGTTTGGAGATGCGCCGTGTCACCTTTGAAATGGATTTGATGCAGCAGCGCCTGACACGCCGCAAAGAGCGTTTTGATCGCTATCAAACCCGTTGGTCCCTCAACCCGTTTCGCTGGTTCACCCGCTCAAATCGAAATATCACGGCAGGGCAGTAA
- a CDS encoding ZIP family metal transporter: MQPYIPLVLLLAAVASSIGGLLLCVRSWSEKSLFAMISVGAGLLLAITLMDMLPHALLAGGGRVMPFVLIGFSLLFMLDWLGHSGAKESTSGYAGIVGVLSGFLLHAYVEGISLLASFWVNLQVGWSVLLAMLLHKVPDGVTVASLLLAVTRSRKKALWGATGLGIATLAGAFSFQIAEPFLRKEWLPLLMALASGVFLYVAASHLIPLILRERDRDLGLFFIAGMVAYLLLMSFFHQGPHQHA, translated from the coding sequence ATGCAGCCATACATCCCACTTGTCCTGCTGTTGGCTGCGGTGGCCAGCAGCATTGGCGGTCTGCTGTTGTGCGTGCGGTCTTGGTCAGAAAAATCTCTCTTTGCCATGATTAGTGTGGGAGCCGGTCTGCTCCTGGCGATCACCCTGATGGATATGCTCCCACATGCCTTGCTCGCGGGAGGGGGACGGGTCATGCCGTTTGTCCTCATCGGTTTTTCCCTGCTGTTTATGCTGGACTGGTTGGGGCATTCCGGGGCAAAAGAGAGCACATCAGGCTATGCGGGGATCGTTGGGGTTTTGTCCGGATTTTTGCTCCATGCCTATGTGGAGGGAATTTCGCTTCTGGCCAGCTTTTGGGTGAATTTGCAGGTAGGCTGGTCTGTGCTGCTTGCGATGCTGCTCCATAAAGTGCCGGATGGAGTGACAGTGGCGTCGCTTCTGCTGGCTGTGACGCGTTCGCGGAAAAAAGCGTTGTGGGGTGCTACAGGACTGGGTATCGCCACGCTTGCAGGCGCCTTCAGCTTTCAAATCGCAGAGCCGTTTCTGCGGAAAGAGTGGCTTCCCTTGCTGATGGCCTTGGCTTCCGGTGTATTTCTTTACGTTGCGGCCAGTCATCTGATCCCTCTTATCCTGCGGGAGCGGGACAGAGATCTGGGTCTATTTTTTATCGCCGGAATGGTCGCCTATCTTTTGCTGATGTCTTTTTTTCACCAAGGTCCGCATCAGCATGCATAA
- the fabI gene encoding enoyl-ACP reductase FabI — MNLLQGKNIVIMGVANHRSIAWGIAQSLSKAGANLIFTYQGERLRENVAKLVEELEGESLLINCDVTKDEEVEAAFAEIKEKVGVIHGLAHCIAFAKTEELEGEFVNTSRDGYALAQDISAFSLVAVARAARPLMSEGGSIVTMTYLGGERVVPNYNVMGVAKAALDASVRYLASDLGKENIRVNAISAGPIRTLAAKGIRNFNSVLKEIEERAPLRRTIDQSEVGDTALFLMSHLSRGITGEIIHVDAGYSIMGK; from the coding sequence ATGAATCTTCTTCAAGGAAAAAATATTGTGATTATGGGCGTGGCCAACCACCGCAGCATTGCCTGGGGAATTGCCCAATCCCTTAGCAAAGCCGGGGCCAACCTGATTTTTACCTATCAGGGGGAGCGCTTGCGCGAGAACGTAGCCAAGCTGGTGGAAGAGCTGGAGGGTGAATCCCTGCTGATCAACTGTGATGTGACCAAAGACGAGGAAGTGGAAGCCGCTTTTGCCGAAATTAAGGAAAAAGTAGGCGTGATCCACGGATTGGCACACTGCATCGCATTTGCCAAAACCGAGGAGCTGGAAGGCGAATTTGTCAATACTTCCCGGGATGGATACGCACTGGCTCAGGACATCAGTGCCTTCTCACTCGTCGCTGTGGCGCGGGCAGCTCGTCCGTTGATGAGCGAAGGGGGAAGCATCGTGACCATGACCTATCTGGGCGGCGAACGCGTCGTGCCGAACTATAACGTCATGGGTGTGGCCAAAGCCGCGCTGGATGCTTCCGTACGCTATCTGGCCAGTGACCTGGGCAAGGAAAACATCCGTGTCAATGCAATCTCTGCAGGGCCGATTCGCACGCTGGCAGCAAAAGGGATTCGCAACTTCAACAGCGTCTTGAAAGAGATCGAAGAGCGCGCGCCGCTGCGCCGCACCATCGACCAATCTGAAGTGGGCGACACGGCATTGTTCCTGATGAGCCATCTGTCCCGCGGAATTACCGGTGAAATCATTCACGTAGATGCCGGCTACAGCATCATGGGCAAATAA
- a CDS encoding ATP-dependent helicase, with protein MKFAQLDDTIIRLQPDTYQHLSVWRMAARREKVRCPLCDAPLRLSAGISFDPSFLHPEDQLCEWEGLEAPPAELLAAHTEPHIRQAFSVMAEVAVAVEKPFTTADAEIAASVAASASAEAMANTKAVGSAEAGAGAKTVASAEAGANAKSVASAETGANAKSVARSEATAGADRGASAETEEVMLGSFRIPKKRSIQSESDVNRTVPEPPKPPLYRKRLMPKKTIEHLAVRHEEQLHPHQKEAVQTTEGPLLILAGAGSGKTRVMTARTSHLIRELGLSPRQIMVVTFTTKAAEEIKQRLARQLPGGQARELVSGTFHSIFYRMLMFHQSDRWDQRKLLKKDWQKWRLLRESGALAAPPEIGPRKESEILEALAIISRWKNEYLLPEQAGHRVANDDAERLAQLLYPLYEEAKKRTGWFDFDDMLIGCYELLLTHPEILQRYQERITHVMIDEFQDINRIQYETVKLLAAPQNNLCVIGDDDQSIYGFRGSDPQYILGFTRDFPQAKTITLEVNYRSRSSIVGLGFSLIGHNRARWQKDCLSFHSEEGETYLFEPGDEEEQAARIVDEIRHRIETGTPIGECAILYRTHESARPILEHLSEAGIPFHYTQEEDSFYQRQTVRWVLSYLRLALNPDDSDSLKEILPTLYISQEMWNALRSQAILEDMPILHVLPKLEHWKGFQRKHLQSVGEVLAACAACPPAQALELIYEDCRLRDYLKKRSKERDDRRESWSDELQQLLATAKRHEHVAGFLQYMDRMANQEKEWRQQQPLPGEGVHVLSIHRAKGLEFDHVFLPDLIEGSLPHEYALDAVRKGNQAALEEERRLLYVAITRARYSLSIGIPRERFGRKTRLSRFISEMGR; from the coding sequence ATGAAATTTGCTCAGCTAGACGATACCATCATCCGCTTGCAGCCCGATACATACCAGCACCTGTCCGTCTGGCGGATGGCTGCCCGCCGGGAAAAAGTGCGTTGCCCGCTCTGCGATGCACCCCTTCGCCTGTCAGCAGGGATCAGCTTTGATCCTTCTTTTTTGCATCCCGAGGATCAACTTTGTGAATGGGAAGGATTGGAAGCTCCACCTGCCGAATTGCTGGCAGCTCATACAGAGCCTCACATCCGCCAGGCTTTTTCCGTCATGGCAGAAGTCGCTGTTGCTGTGGAGAAACCATTCACTACAGCCGATGCGGAAATCGCAGCGAGTGTAGCAGCTTCGGCCAGTGCGGAAGCCATGGCAAATACTAAAGCTGTGGGAAGTGCTGAAGCTGGAGCCGGTGCTAAAACCGTGGCAAGTGCTGAGGCCGGAGCCAACGCTAAATCCGTGGCAAGTGCTGAGACCGGAGCCAACGCTAAATCCGTGGCACGCTCAGAAGCTACAGCCGGTGCAGACCGCGGGGCCAGTGCAGAAACCGAAGAAGTAATGCTCGGCTCTTTTCGCATCCCGAAAAAACGAAGCATCCAATCAGAATCGGACGTCAACCGTACTGTACCCGAACCGCCCAAGCCGCCGCTCTATCGCAAAAGGCTGATGCCTAAAAAGACGATCGAGCATTTGGCAGTGCGCCACGAAGAACAGCTTCACCCTCACCAAAAAGAGGCGGTTCAAACGACAGAAGGGCCTCTCCTGATCCTGGCCGGGGCGGGCAGTGGAAAAACGCGGGTGATGACGGCCCGCACATCGCATTTGATCCGTGAGCTTGGCCTCTCCCCCCGGCAAATCATGGTCGTCACCTTTACGACCAAGGCGGCGGAAGAGATCAAGCAAAGGCTGGCCCGTCAGCTTCCTGGCGGACAAGCACGCGAGCTGGTGTCGGGTACCTTTCACAGCATCTTCTACCGGATGCTCATGTTTCACCAGTCCGACCGCTGGGATCAGCGAAAGCTGCTGAAAAAGGATTGGCAGAAGTGGCGCCTGCTGCGCGAAAGCGGGGCATTGGCCGCCCCGCCTGAGATCGGTCCGCGCAAAGAAAGCGAGATACTAGAGGCACTGGCCATCATCAGCCGCTGGAAAAACGAATACCTGCTGCCCGAGCAGGCAGGACATCGGGTGGCGAACGATGATGCCGAGCGATTGGCACAGCTTCTGTATCCCCTTTATGAAGAGGCAAAGAAACGCACAGGCTGGTTTGATTTTGACGATATGCTGATTGGCTGCTACGAGCTTTTGCTCACTCATCCCGAAATCCTGCAGCGGTACCAGGAGCGGATTACGCATGTCATGATCGACGAGTTTCAGGATATCAACCGCATTCAGTATGAAACCGTCAAGCTGCTCGCCGCGCCGCAAAACAATCTCTGCGTGATTGGCGACGACGATCAGTCCATCTACGGATTTCGTGGAAGCGATCCGCAATACATACTCGGCTTTACACGAGATTTTCCCCAGGCGAAAACCATTACGCTGGAGGTAAACTACCGCTCGCGCTCCTCCATCGTCGGACTTGGCTTCTCCCTGATCGGCCACAACCGTGCACGTTGGCAAAAGGACTGTCTCTCCTTTCACTCTGAAGAGGGGGAAACCTACCTCTTCGAACCGGGCGACGAGGAAGAACAGGCTGCCCGGATTGTGGACGAGATTCGTCATCGGATCGAAACAGGGACACCGATCGGTGAATGCGCCATTCTCTACCGAACACATGAATCGGCCCGTCCGATTTTGGAGCATTTGAGCGAGGCTGGCATCCCCTTCCACTATACACAAGAGGAGGACTCCTTCTACCAGCGGCAAACCGTTCGCTGGGTTCTGTCCTATTTGCGTTTGGCTCTCAATCCGGACGACAGCGACAGCTTGAAAGAGATTCTTCCGACACTCTATATTTCCCAGGAGATGTGGAATGCACTGCGGAGTCAGGCCATTTTGGAGGACATGCCCATTTTGCATGTACTACCAAAGCTGGAGCATTGGAAAGGATTTCAGCGCAAACATCTGCAATCTGTCGGGGAAGTGCTGGCAGCCTGTGCCGCTTGTCCGCCTGCCCAGGCCCTGGAGCTGATCTACGAAGATTGCCGGCTGCGTGATTATCTGAAAAAACGGTCCAAAGAACGGGATGATCGCCGGGAAAGCTGGAGTGATGAACTGCAGCAGCTGCTCGCCACAGCGAAGAGACATGAGCATGTAGCTGGCTTTCTCCAGTATATGGACCGGATGGCCAACCAGGAAAAAGAGTGGCGCCAGCAGCAGCCACTCCCAGGAGAAGGGGTACATGTACTTAGTATTCACCGGGCAAAAGGATTGGAGTTTGACCACGTATTCCTGCCCGATCTAATCGAAGGCTCCCTGCCCCACGAATACGCATTGGATGCCGTGAGAAAGGGAAATCAGGCCGCACTCGAAGAAGAGCGGAGATTGTTATACGTGGCCATCACGCGGGCCCGCTACTCCCTGAGCATCGGCATCCCCCGCGAACGGTTCGGACGCAAGACCAGGCTCTCCCGCTTCATCTCCGAAATGGGCCGATAG
- a CDS encoding hemolysin family protein has translation MESPIGPIGEILLNLLLVVFLVLLNGFFVAAEFSLVKVRQTRLVQLVSEGNKSAVYAQKVTQQLDAYLSACQLGITLASLGLGWVGEPAISRFVEPVLMSLGLPQVLVTPVSLAIAFGLITFMHIVFGELAPKSLAIQKAEATSLWTAAPLMFFYKLSYPLIWMLNGTALFLIRRLGIEPATESDHAHTEEEIRLLVNQSHKSGHIDQTELALVDNVFEFSERLAREIMIPRIDMVCLYDDNTFEENLAIMRESRHSRFPVAHEEKDRLIGFVHISDFYLSALKNGKADLKDFLRPLLTVPESMEISHVLRLMQKRRSQMAIVIDEYGGTAGLITMEDILEEIVGDIQDEFDENERPDIESANNELSVSGKTLLTDLNDYISVEIYSDEVDTIAGWLYSQLNEEVAEGKSIQYQNYLFTISELENHRITRVGISDLGEEELADNEDNYLLHAHS, from the coding sequence TTGGAGAGTCCGATAGGTCCGATAGGGGAGATACTCCTGAATCTGCTGCTCGTTGTCTTTTTGGTTTTGCTCAACGGCTTTTTTGTGGCAGCAGAATTCTCGCTGGTGAAAGTGCGCCAAACCCGTCTGGTCCAGCTTGTGAGTGAGGGAAACAAAAGCGCTGTCTACGCGCAAAAGGTAACACAGCAGTTGGATGCCTACCTTTCCGCTTGCCAGCTCGGTATTACGCTGGCCTCGCTCGGTCTGGGTTGGGTTGGTGAACCGGCCATATCCCGATTCGTCGAACCCGTATTGATGTCCTTAGGCCTGCCGCAGGTGCTGGTTACACCTGTATCCTTGGCGATTGCCTTTGGATTGATCACCTTCATGCACATCGTTTTTGGAGAACTGGCCCCCAAATCGCTGGCGATTCAAAAAGCGGAAGCCACATCACTATGGACGGCGGCACCGCTGATGTTCTTTTACAAGCTCAGCTATCCGCTGATCTGGATGCTGAATGGGACAGCCTTGTTTCTGATTCGCCGCTTGGGGATCGAGCCTGCTACCGAGAGCGATCATGCGCACACAGAAGAAGAGATTCGCCTTTTGGTCAATCAGAGCCACAAAAGCGGTCATATCGACCAAACGGAGCTTGCTCTGGTTGATAACGTCTTCGAGTTTTCGGAGCGTCTTGCCAGGGAGATCATGATCCCTCGCATCGACATGGTCTGTCTGTATGATGACAATACCTTTGAGGAAAATCTGGCTATTATGCGGGAATCCCGTCACTCGCGTTTCCCCGTGGCTCATGAAGAAAAAGACAGGCTGATCGGTTTTGTCCACATCTCGGATTTTTACCTCTCTGCTTTGAAGAACGGAAAGGCCGACCTGAAAGATTTTCTCCGTCCTCTGCTGACGGTGCCCGAATCGATGGAAATCAGTCATGTGCTGCGCCTGATGCAAAAACGCCGCTCACAGATGGCGATCGTCATCGACGAGTATGGCGGTACGGCGGGACTCATCACGATGGAGGATATTCTGGAGGAAATCGTGGGAGATATTCAGGATGAATTCGATGAGAATGAGCGCCCTGATATCGAAAGCGCCAACAATGAGCTCTCCGTGTCCGGGAAAACCCTGCTGACGGATTTGAACGACTATATATCCGTAGAGATCTATTCGGATGAGGTGGATACGATCGCCGGATGGCTCTACAGCCAACTGAATGAGGAAGTTGCCGAAGGAAAGTCCATTCAGTATCAAAACTACCTGTTCACCATATCCGAGTTGGAAAACCACCGCATCACCCGGGTGGGCATCTCCGATCTGGGTGAAGAAGAACTGGCTGACAACGAAGACAATTACCTGTTGCATGCCCATTCCTGA
- a CDS encoding YitT family protein has product MMWLQKGAAILTGGIAIAIGVNLFLVPHRLMDGGMIGIGLLANYFFHLPPGLVMILFSVPVFGLVFVYDRSLFYHSFHGMLIETLLIDMFAPLRAWNIWALPFSAVAGGALIGMGTGLLLAYRTNTGGTDLIAQFLARRTVIPVALYIFIIDGIIVSASIPVIGAERTVYSFITILVVAIFTHLIYNIGQKKPPYVVIGPLGREAGRRWRN; this is encoded by the coding sequence ATGATGTGGCTACAAAAGGGTGCAGCGATTCTGACAGGCGGCATAGCGATTGCGATCGGAGTCAATCTGTTTCTTGTCCCGCATCGCTTGATGGATGGAGGCATGATTGGAATCGGTCTTCTGGCCAATTATTTTTTTCATCTGCCTCCTGGTCTGGTCATGATCCTGTTTAGTGTCCCCGTGTTTGGACTGGTTTTTGTTTACGATCGCTCCCTTTTTTATCACAGCTTTCACGGGATGCTGATCGAGACGCTTCTGATCGATATGTTTGCTCCTTTGCGAGCATGGAACATTTGGGCCCTGCCATTTTCGGCAGTGGCAGGGGGAGCCTTGATTGGAATGGGAACGGGTTTGCTTTTGGCCTATCGGACCAATACGGGGGGGACGGATCTGATCGCTCAGTTTTTGGCCCGTCGCACAGTCATTCCCGTTGCCCTGTATATTTTCATCATTGACGGCATTATTGTATCAGCCTCGATTCCTGTTATCGGTGCGGAGCGCACGGTCTATTCCTTTATCACCATCCTCGTTGTCGCCATTTTTACCCATCTGATCTACAACATCGGGCAGAAGAAACCGCCATATGTTGTAATTGGACCGCTGGGCAGGGAAGCAGGAAGAAGATGGAGAAACTAA